The following proteins are encoded in a genomic region of Entelurus aequoreus isolate RoL-2023_Sb linkage group LG01, RoL_Eaeq_v1.1, whole genome shotgun sequence:
- the LOC133631800 gene encoding opioid growth factor receptor-like, producing the protein MCHVCKMKHPTVLHIPSEKGPRQENQAKSTAETEETPISSTLVSAGDATGAGKDCAPAIMPVRVKTAIMEDDCVCAYDSTWDTESDGEDQAADGQHRRSSRDKNKSGWTSESWHHTPRNMRAAKDMQNYRRGYPNLADEECSEDKMKNLQFYLNKFPSSPDNVYIELFLKEWKNDYKKLESVHSYIQWLFPLREPGVNYMASELTKKEIEAFKGNDDAKKRLVESYELMLGFYGVRLVNKETGEVTRADNWKERFRNLEQNMHNNMRITRILKSLGELGFEHYQAPLVRFFLEETLVKKNLTSVKHSVLDYFLFAILDKQQRQELVSYAYLHFEPKDKFVWCPRKIQRQFKKFTKKEKHWHSSSSSSTKDHYEDKEKSRTPPRTRPWTMEQGNM; encoded by the coding sequence ATGTGTCATGTTTGCAAAATGAAACATCCTACTGTACTTCATATTCCAAGTGAAAAAGGCCCAAGACAGGAAAATCAAGCAAAGTCCACTGCTGAGACAGAAGAAACCCCTATAAGCAGTACTCTTGTTTCAGCCGGTGATGCAACCGGGGCCGGGAAAGACTGTGCACCTGCAATCATGCCAGTCAGAGTTAAGACGGCAATCATGGAGGACGACTGTGTGTGTGCTTACGACTCGACCTGGGACACAGAGAGTGATGGAGAGGACCAGGCCGCAGATGGTCAACATCGTCGATCTAGTCGAGACAAAAATAAATCTGGTTGGACTTCAGAATCGTGGCATCACACGCCCAGAAACATGAGGGCAGCAAAGGACATGCAGAACTACAGAAGAGGATACCCTAATCTTGCAGATGAAGAGTGCTCAGAGGACAAAATGAAGAATTTGCAGTTTTACCTCAATAAATTCCCCTCTTCACCTGATAATGTCTACATTGAATTGTTCCTCAAAGAATGGAAGAATGACTACAAAAAGCTGGAGAGTGTTCACTCATACATTCAGTGGCTGTTTCCACTCCGAGAACCAGGGGTAAACTACATGGCTTCTGAACTCACCAAGAAGGAAATTGAGGCCTTTAAGGGTAATGATGATGCAAAAAAGAGGCTAGTGGAGTCCTATGAACTCATGTTGGGCTTCTACGGCGTCCGCCTGGTTAACAAAGAGACGGGTGAAGTGACACGAGCAGACAACTGGAAAGAGCGCTTCAGGAACCTTGAGCAGAACATGCACAACAACATGCGCATCACTCGCATCTTAAAGAGTCTGGGCGAGCTAGGATTTGAGCACTATCAGGCACCGCTCGTTCGCTTCTTCCTCGAGGAGACTCTGGTCAAGAAAAACCTCACCAGTGTTAAACACAGCGTACttgactacttcctgtttgcGATTCTGGATAAACAACAACGCCAGGAGTTGGTGAGCTACGCCTACCTTCACTTTGAACCAAAGGATAAATTTGTGTGGTGTCCCAGGAAGATTCAGAGGCAGTTTAAGAAGTtcacaaagaaagaaaaacattggcattcctcctcttcttcttccacaAAAGACCATTACGAAGATAAAGAAAAATCACGGACTCCACCAAGgacaagaccatggaccatggaacaaggaaacatgtaa